Proteins encoded together in one Anoplolepis gracilipes unplaced genomic scaffold, ASM4749672v1 Contig19, whole genome shotgun sequence window:
- the LOC140675601 gene encoding uncharacterized protein, with protein MFNGEFVAGEKHNDKSVSTKNCELFRTSDLREWYEQRVIEPTLASLEEFQERDSGWALSRIHNLTVNINKYNPMRAGCHIILPRKIMMKRAIVNVRSEDNACFAWAVTAAMYPAERRVERELSYPRYTDVLNLRDIEFPVTLNQIKKFEINNNISINVYTIENENIVPIRLSEQKRDKHANLLYIQDAQDIGHFAWIKNLSRLVSSQLNKHNGQKYICDRCLHYFYSNEKLQSHTVDCGKMNDCAIRLPSDKDKWLAFNNYNRKEQVPFVVYADLECVLRKTYKEEEAEKNLYQHHQVFSIAYYVHCSYDNSLSAYHSHREANCVACTCSHTSH; from the exons atgtttaacggtgagtttgtggcgggTGAAAAGCACAACGATAAAAGTGTAAGTACAAAAAACTGTGAACTATTTCGTACATCTGATTTACGCGAATGGTACGAGCAACGTGTTATCGAGCCCACTTTAGCatctctcgaagaatttcaagaacgtgatagtgggtgggcattatcgcgtatacataatttgactgtaaatataaataaatataatcctatgcgtgcgggatgtcatattatattaccgcgaaagataatgatgAAGCGAGCGATAGTTAACGTGCGATCcgaagacaatgcatgtttcgCATGGGCAGTGACTGCTGCTATGTATCCCGCTGAAAGAAGGGTTGAACGAGAATTATCGTACCCGCGTTACACGGATGTGCTAAATCTTCGAgacattgagtttccagtgactcttaatcaaattaaaaagtttgaaattaacaacaatatttcaatcaatgtgtataccatcgaaaacgaaaatattgttcctattcgtctttcggagcaaaagagggacaagcacgccaatttgctctacattcaagatgcgcaagatatcggacatttcgcgtggatcaagaatttatcgcgactcgtgagttcgcaactcaataaacacaatggacaaaaatatatctgtgatcg atgtctacattatttttattcgaatgagaAACTACAGTCACATACTGTAGACTGCGGGAAGATGAATGATTGCGCTATtcgattaccgagcgataaagataagtggctcgcttttaacaactataacaggaaggagcaggttcctttcgtcgtgtatgccgacctggaatgtgttttgagaaagacgtacaaagaagaagaagcagaaaaaaatttataccagCATCATCAAGTGtttagtatcgcttattatgtacattgctcgtacgataattcgttgtccgcgtatcattctcatcgcgaagccaattgcgtcgcatg tacatgcagtcataCGAGCCATTGA
- the LOC140675535 gene encoding uncharacterized protein has product MIPMYKEKCKVMYTDTDSLIYHIECEDVYENMKRDIGKFDTSDYAIDNAYGIPLVNKKVPGLMKDENNGMIMTEFVGLRAKMYALKIDGKKDTKKVKGVKNSVVAKTITFDDYMQCLNEGIEMTRQQSSIRSKMHKVYTMRQKKIALSPHDDKRYIIPKSIDTLPWGHYRIPL; this is encoded by the coding sequence atgattccaatgtataaagaaaaatgtaaagtcatgtacaccgacacggatagtctcatatatcacattgagtgcgaagacgtgtacgagaatatgaagcgCGACATCGGCAAGTTCgacacgagcgactatgcgatagacaatgcgtacggtataccgctcgtgaataaaaaggtaccgggtctgatgaaggatgaaaacaacggtatgataatgacagaatttgtcgggcttagagcaaaaatgtatgcgctaAAAATAGATGGTAaaaaggatacgaaaaaggtaaaaggtgtcAAGAATAGCGTCGTCGCGAAAACGATAACATTTGACGATTACATgcagtgtttgaacgaaggaaTTGAAATGACGCGACAGCAATCgagtataagatcaaaaatgcataaagtatataccatgcggcagaaaaaaattgctctaagtccacacgatgataaacggtatataatacctaaaagtatcgatacgctaccatgggggcattacagaataccgttgtaa
- the LOC140675602 gene encoding uncharacterized protein encodes MSYDDFCALCQKCWQHKYGFLVIDKDSSMNNGRYRRGFNEFAFKPISEPLKQLVQNTIDVESDVSKIEPFDILEKDHVEKKIIKVKKRPRISLNDLSSKQKRLNVSLNDLPITSTPNQRRTIPDTSTQIEIAQPRQLSYEQPPVDEIFETTPDSLVTTIQRELQTSAGVNIFREHLGPLGQKYILTVMNQDKDKAMDYVYGIKFSNDGIMLGDKHFDVDKNDNIIINEVKYTGTPGLYELIFKKIPDDEIYTEDDLLKYKSILLATNAHKRGNKAHNPVLGTKGYKYKNVIAPLLSSRKAGKGILPRAMTLNDNKIDYVHWNDPNELVDRLRLLDASRRAGNNAHDNEIMSIIEELREDGLIIN; translated from the exons ATGTCGTACGATGATTTTTGCGCGTTATGCCAAAAATGTtggcagcacaagtatggatttctagtAATTGACAAAGACAGTTCAATGAACAATGGACGTTACAGAAgaggttttaatgaatttgcg TTTAAACCGATTAGCGAGCCTCTAAAACAGCTTGTTCAAAATACCATCGATGTAGAATCCGACGTATCGAAAATCGAGCCGTTCGATATACTCGAAAAAGACcatgtggaaaagaaaattattaaagttaaaaaacgacCAAGAAtctcattaaatgatttgagctcaaagcaaaaacgattaaacgtctcattaaatgatttgcCGATAACTTCTACACCTAATCAAAGACGAACGATACCGGACACATCTACTCAGATAGAAATTGCGCAACCGCgtcaattatcgtacgagcaaccaCCCGTCgacgaaatttttgaaaccacACCCGATTCGTTGGTTACGACGATACAACGTGAATTGCAAACGTCCGCaggtgtaaacatatttcgagagcatttaggtccactcggacaaaaatatatattaactgttatgaatcaagataaagataaagctatGGATTATGTGTACGGCATTAAGTTTTCTAACGATGGAATAATGCtcggtgataaacattttgacgtagacaaaaatgataatataattatcaatgaagtaaaatatacgggAACGCCTGGtctctatgaattaattttcaaaaaaatccccgacgatgaaatatacaccgaagatgatttgcttaaatataaaagtatattattagcgacgaatgcgcataaacgtgggaacaaagcacataatccagtattagggactaaaggatataagtataaaaatgtaattgcgcCGTTATTGTCTAGCAGAAAAGCTGGAAAGGGTATACTACCGCGCGCTATGACTCTAAACGACAATAAGATCGACtacgtgcattggaacgatccAAACGAGTTGGTAGATCGTCTGCGATTATTGGATGCTTCGCGTCGAGCCGGTAACAATGCTCACGACAATGAAATCATGTCGATTATCGAAGAACTTCGCGAAGatggtcttattataaattga